Proteins encoded together in one Citromicrobium bathyomarinum window:
- a CDS encoding NADP-dependent malic enzyme: MADEKSTGDNGAPNTEPGAAPAAGPNADFETREALLYHESGRPGKIEIIASKPMATQRDLSLAYSPGVAVPVQAIADDPANAAKYTARSNLVAVITNGTAILGMGNLGALAAKPVMEGKSVLFKRFADVDSIDLELDTEDPDKFIEAVALMEPTFGGINLEDIAAPECFIIEQALRERMNIPIMHDDQHGTAIIAAAGLINACHLTGRKFKDCRMVVNGAGASALACTALIKAMGVPHENVIVCDRSGPITPGRADVDQWKSAHAVPTEATNLEEALEGADIFLGLSAAGALKPEWVKKMADQPIIFAMANPVPEIMPEDAKAVRPDAIIATGRSDYPNQVNNVLGFPFIFRGALDVRATAINEEMKIAAAEAIAALARERVPEEVAAAYGKSHKFGTDYIIPAPFDPRLMEVVSSAVAEAAMKSGVAQAHIEDLEAYRLALKSRLNPTTSVLTQVYEEAKANPKRVVFAEAEEDVALRAAIQFRDFGYGTPVLVGRTKAVADKMHMLGVSDPGSFEIQNSADSEHVPEMVEFLYKRLQRRGYTERDVRRMVNQDRNVFASLLVALGHGDALISGLTRTYAQTAREIGRVLDPKPGGISFGIHMMIGKNHTTFLADTTINERPSSEDLAHIACETAAVARRMGHEPRVAFLSYSTFGNPSGKWLENIRNAVHILDEMQPGFEYEGEMAPDAALNEKVMKLYPFSRLSGPANVLIMPGLQSANLSAKLLRELGGDATVGPILVGMEKPVQIVPVTANVPDVLTLAVLAAAGIVE; this comes from the coding sequence ATGGCTGACGAAAAGAGCACCGGCGACAACGGGGCACCCAACACCGAACCCGGGGCTGCGCCCGCCGCCGGGCCCAACGCCGATTTCGAAACGCGCGAGGCGCTGCTCTATCACGAGAGCGGGCGGCCCGGTAAGATCGAGATCATCGCCTCCAAGCCGATGGCGACCCAGCGCGACCTGAGCCTGGCCTATTCGCCCGGCGTCGCCGTGCCGGTGCAGGCGATCGCCGATGATCCGGCGAATGCTGCAAAGTACACCGCGCGCTCCAACCTCGTCGCGGTGATTACCAACGGCACCGCGATCCTGGGCATGGGCAATCTCGGCGCGCTCGCGGCCAAGCCGGTGATGGAAGGCAAGTCGGTGCTGTTCAAGCGCTTCGCCGACGTCGATTCGATCGATCTGGAGCTCGACACCGAAGACCCGGACAAGTTCATCGAAGCGGTCGCGCTGATGGAGCCGACCTTCGGCGGGATCAATCTGGAAGACATCGCCGCGCCCGAATGCTTCATCATCGAGCAGGCTCTGCGCGAGCGGATGAACATCCCGATCATGCATGACGACCAGCACGGCACCGCGATCATCGCGGCGGCGGGGCTGATCAATGCCTGCCACCTGACGGGGCGCAAGTTCAAGGACTGCCGGATGGTGGTCAACGGGGCGGGTGCCTCCGCGCTCGCCTGCACCGCGCTGATCAAGGCGATGGGCGTGCCGCATGAAAACGTGATCGTGTGCGACCGTTCGGGCCCGATCACGCCGGGCCGCGCGGATGTCGACCAGTGGAAGAGCGCGCATGCGGTGCCGACCGAGGCGACCAATCTGGAAGAGGCGCTGGAGGGGGCCGACATCTTCCTCGGCCTGTCGGCTGCCGGCGCGCTGAAGCCGGAGTGGGTGAAGAAGATGGCCGACCAGCCGATCATCTTCGCGATGGCCAACCCGGTGCCCGAGATCATGCCCGAAGACGCCAAGGCCGTGCGCCCCGATGCGATCATCGCCACGGGCCGGTCGGACTATCCCAACCAAGTCAACAACGTGCTCGGCTTCCCGTTCATCTTCCGCGGCGCGCTCGACGTGCGGGCGACCGCGATCAACGAAGAGATGAAGATCGCCGCCGCCGAAGCGATCGCCGCGCTGGCGCGTGAACGCGTGCCGGAGGAAGTCGCGGCCGCCTATGGCAAGAGCCACAAGTTCGGCACGGACTACATCATCCCCGCCCCGTTCGACCCGCGTCTGATGGAAGTCGTGTCGTCCGCAGTGGCCGAAGCGGCGATGAAGTCGGGCGTAGCGCAGGCCCATATCGAGGATCTGGAGGCGTACCGCCTCGCGCTCAAGTCGCGCCTCAACCCCACGACCTCGGTGCTGACACAGGTGTACGAGGAGGCGAAGGCCAATCCCAAGCGGGTTGTCTTCGCCGAGGCGGAAGAGGACGTCGCGCTGCGCGCCGCGATCCAGTTCCGCGATTTCGGCTACGGCACCCCGGTGCTGGTCGGGCGGACCAAGGCGGTCGCGGACAAGATGCATATGCTCGGCGTCTCCGACCCGGGCAGTTTCGAGATCCAGAACTCGGCCGACAGCGAGCATGTGCCCGAAATGGTCGAGTTCCTGTACAAGCGCCTCCAGCGGCGCGGCTATACCGAGCGTGACGTGCGCCGGATGGTCAACCAGGATCGCAACGTCTTCGCCTCGCTGCTGGTCGCGCTGGGCCACGGCGATGCGCTGATCTCGGGCCTGACGCGCACCTATGCACAGACCGCGCGCGAGATCGGCCGGGTGCTCGACCCCAAGCCGGGCGGGATTTCCTTCGGCATCCACATGATGATCGGGAAGAACCACACCACCTTCCTCGCCGATACCACGATCAACGAGCGGCCCAGTTCGGAAGATCTCGCCCATATCGCGTGCGAGACCGCAGCGGTTGCCCGGCGCATGGGGCATGAACCGCGCGTCGCCTTCCTCTCCTACTCCACCTTCGGCAATCCGTCGGGCAAGTGGCTGGAGAACATCCGCAACGCGGTCCACATCCTCGACGAGATGCAGCCCGGCTTCGAATACGAGGGCGAAATGGCCCCCGACGCCGCGCTGAACGAGAAGGTGATGAAGCTCTATCCCTTTAGCCGCCTGTCGGGCCCGGCCAACGTGCTGATCATGCCCGGCCTGCAATCGGCCAACCTTTCGGCCAAGCTGCTGCGCGAACTGGGCGGCGATGCGACGGTGGGCCCGATCCTGGTCGGCATGGAAAAGCCGGTCCAGATCGTCCCCGTGACCGCCAACGTGCCCGACGTGCTGACGCTGGCAGTGCTGGCGGCGGCGGGGATCGTGGAGTGA
- the mutS gene encoding DNA mismatch repair protein MutS gives MAASKPTPMMEQYHALKREAGECLLFYRMGDFFELFFDDAKIAAGVLDIALTSRGESGGEAVPMCGVPVHSADGYLARLIRAGHRVAIAEQVETPDEARARAKAEGKPSSKVLVARKIIRFVTAGTLTEDTLLEPRRANQLAALCELRGRVGIAACDISTGRMELEECEADGVAAALSRLGAREIVAPEDWADAPYEAIARAPGDFASERGRKRLEELHGVATLDAFGTFSRAMLAAAGGLLAYLDHAGRGSMPFLLPPTVNETGAVMAIDEASRTSLEITATQNGERAGSLLGTVDRCVTSAGARLLAEDLSAPLARRTAIEARLALVRLFHEDPILRGDTREALRAIPDIARALARLVADRGSPRDLGQVRDGLAQARRLNDALTRLRDHPPLLDELLPQLTGHGALVDELSRALVPSPPTERGNGGFIAAGYDAALDALRETSGNARRAIAAMEARYRSETGISALKIKHNGVLGYFIEVPARHGDALMGPDSGFTHRQTMANAVRFNSVHLHEEASRIAEAGGHALAAEEAHFEALVETVVAARERIAQTADALARIDVAAALAERAAEGDWCAPQIDDAPCLEIVAGRHPVVEAALAKAGERFVPNDCGLAETDRLWLIGGPNMGGKSTFLRANALIVLLAQAGSYVPATSARIGLVDRLFSRVGASDNLARGRSTFMVEMVETAAILARASERSFVILDEIGRGTSTYDGLALAWAVAEAIHENNRCRCLFATHYHELARLAESCDALSLHHVRAREWQGDLVLLHEVAEGPADRSYGLAVAKLAGVPPEVVDRASAVLAKLEKGREETGGLAAGLGDLPLFSAAVQAEQQECDSLRDTLSALDVDALSPREALDMLYQLKREAGES, from the coding sequence ATGGCGGCCAGCAAACCCACTCCGATGATGGAACAGTACCACGCGCTCAAGCGCGAGGCGGGCGAGTGTCTGCTGTTCTACCGCATGGGCGACTTTTTCGAACTGTTCTTCGACGATGCGAAGATCGCCGCCGGCGTGCTCGACATCGCGCTGACCAGCCGGGGCGAAAGCGGCGGGGAGGCGGTGCCGATGTGCGGCGTGCCGGTGCATTCCGCCGACGGCTATCTCGCCCGCCTGATCCGCGCCGGGCACCGCGTCGCGATTGCCGAGCAGGTCGAGACGCCCGACGAAGCCCGCGCGCGCGCCAAGGCAGAGGGCAAGCCTTCGTCCAAGGTGCTGGTCGCGCGTAAGATCATCCGCTTCGTGACCGCAGGCACGCTGACCGAGGATACGCTGCTCGAACCGCGCCGCGCCAATCAGCTGGCGGCATTGTGCGAGCTGCGCGGGCGCGTGGGAATCGCGGCCTGCGACATCTCGACCGGACGCATGGAGCTGGAGGAGTGCGAGGCCGACGGGGTGGCCGCCGCGCTCTCCCGCCTCGGCGCGCGCGAGATCGTTGCGCCCGAAGACTGGGCCGATGCGCCTTACGAGGCCATCGCGCGCGCGCCCGGCGACTTCGCAAGCGAGCGCGGGCGCAAGCGGCTGGAAGAGCTGCACGGGGTCGCCACGCTCGACGCGTTTGGCACGTTCTCGCGCGCGATGCTCGCCGCGGCGGGAGGCCTGCTCGCCTATCTCGACCATGCCGGGCGCGGGTCCATGCCCTTCCTGCTGCCGCCGACGGTCAACGAAACCGGCGCAGTGATGGCGATCGACGAGGCGAGCCGCACGAGTCTGGAGATTACCGCGACCCAGAACGGAGAGCGCGCGGGCAGCCTGCTGGGCACGGTGGACCGCTGCGTGACCAGCGCGGGCGCGCGCCTGCTCGCCGAAGACCTCTCCGCCCCGCTCGCCCGCCGGACCGCGATCGAGGCGCGGCTCGCGCTCGTGCGCCTGTTCCACGAGGACCCGATCCTGCGCGGCGACACGCGCGAGGCGCTGCGCGCGATCCCCGACATCGCCCGCGCGCTGGCGCGGCTGGTCGCCGACCGGGGCAGCCCGCGCGATCTGGGGCAGGTGCGTGACGGGCTGGCGCAGGCGCGCAGGCTCAACGATGCGCTGACCCGGCTGCGCGATCACCCGCCGCTGCTCGACGAACTGCTCCCGCAGCTGACCGGCCACGGCGCGCTGGTGGACGAGCTGTCGCGCGCGCTGGTCCCCTCCCCGCCGACCGAGCGCGGCAATGGCGGATTTATCGCCGCCGGATACGACGCCGCGCTCGACGCGCTGCGCGAGACAAGCGGCAATGCGCGCCGCGCCATCGCGGCAATGGAGGCGCGCTATCGCAGCGAAACGGGGATCTCCGCGCTCAAGATCAAGCATAATGGCGTGCTGGGCTATTTCATCGAGGTGCCCGCGCGCCATGGCGACGCGCTTATGGGGCCGGACAGCGGCTTCACCCACCGCCAGACGATGGCCAACGCGGTCCGCTTCAACTCGGTCCACCTGCACGAGGAGGCGAGCCGAATCGCCGAGGCGGGCGGGCATGCGCTGGCTGCCGAGGAGGCCCATTTCGAGGCGCTGGTCGAAACCGTGGTCGCCGCACGCGAGCGAATCGCGCAGACCGCCGATGCGCTGGCGCGGATCGATGTCGCCGCAGCGCTCGCCGAGCGCGCGGCGGAGGGGGACTGGTGCGCGCCGCAGATCGACGATGCGCCCTGCCTCGAAATCGTCGCCGGGCGGCATCCGGTGGTCGAGGCAGCGCTGGCCAAGGCGGGCGAGCGCTTCGTGCCCAATGATTGCGGGCTCGCAGAGACGGACCGCCTGTGGCTGATCGGCGGGCCGAACATGGGCGGTAAATCGACCTTCCTGCGCGCCAATGCGCTGATCGTGCTGCTAGCGCAGGCGGGCAGCTACGTGCCCGCGACATCCGCGCGGATCGGGCTGGTCGACCGCCTGTTCAGCCGCGTCGGCGCGAGCGACAATCTCGCGCGCGGACGCTCCACCTTCATGGTCGAGATGGTCGAGACCGCCGCAATCCTCGCCCGCGCGAGCGAACGCAGCTTCGTGATCCTCGACGAGATCGGGCGCGGCACCTCGACCTACGACGGGTTGGCGCTGGCCTGGGCCGTGGCCGAGGCGATCCACGAGAACAATCGCTGCCGCTGTCTGTTCGCGACCCATTACCACGAGCTCGCCCGGCTGGCGGAAAGCTGCGACGCGCTCTCGCTCCACCATGTGCGTGCACGCGAATGGCAGGGCGATCTGGTGCTGCTGCACGAAGTGGCCGAAGGGCCTGCCGACCGCAGCTACGGCCTCGCGGTGGCCAAGCTGGCCGGCGTGCCGCCCGAGGTGGTCGACCGCGCCAGCGCAGTGCTCGCCAAGCTGGAGAAGGGGCGCGAGGAAACCGGCGGGCTCGCCGCAGGGCTCGGCGATCTGCCACTGTTCTCCGCTGCGGTTCAGGCCGAGCAGCAAGAGTGCGACAGCCTGCGCGACACCCTGAGCGCGCTGGACGTCGATGCGCTGTCCCCGCGCGAGGCGCTCGACATGCTGTACCAGTTGAAGCGCGAGGCGGGCGAAAGCTGA
- a CDS encoding DUF202 domain-containing protein, with protein MAQDDPPEDPDKSTQWAEFRTDLAEDRNIMAMERTFAGWMRTAFAAIGIGLGFRALFGSWDPSWMPKLIASLFILGGGWLAITAERRACKTLERLSTHEFAPIPTPNFRVMAYGVAIGAIVVTVGLWILVEG; from the coding sequence ATGGCACAGGACGATCCCCCCGAAGATCCGGACAAGAGCACGCAGTGGGCGGAATTCCGCACGGATCTGGCTGAGGATCGCAACATCATGGCGATGGAGCGGACTTTCGCGGGCTGGATGCGCACCGCCTTCGCCGCGATCGGCATCGGGCTGGGGTTTCGTGCATTGTTCGGCAGCTGGGACCCGTCATGGATGCCCAAGCTGATTGCCAGCCTGTTCATCCTGGGTGGCGGATGGCTGGCAATCACGGCGGAAAGGCGCGCGTGCAAGACGCTGGAGCGGCTCAGCACGCACGAATTCGCGCCGATCCCGACCCCCAATTTCCGCGTAATGGCATATGGGGTCGCGATCGGCGCGATCGTCGTCACGGTCGGTCTGTGGATTTTGGTGGAAGGCTGA
- a CDS encoding 3-hydroxyacyl-CoA dehydrogenase NAD-binding domain-containing protein gives MQTIGVIGAGQMGSGIAQTIAQHGLKVFLSDRDLAIAEESHKGIERALGKLVGKGKMEVAEAEATLARITPTGELAPMAEADLIIEAATEKEAIKQGIFENAGKVLGEGAILASNTSSIPITRMANWSPDPGRFIGLHFFNPVPVMGLIEVIPGLATNKDVTDRTIEFAHLLGKEVVLSQDEPGFVVNRILLPMINEAIFVLGQSTASIEDIDLGCRLGLNHPMGPLQLADFVGLDTCLDIIRVLHDTTGDTKYRPAPLLVKYVEAGWLGRKTGRGFYDYTGDAPVPTR, from the coding sequence ATGCAGACCATCGGTGTCATCGGTGCGGGCCAAATGGGCTCGGGCATCGCGCAGACCATCGCCCAGCACGGGCTCAAAGTATTCCTCAGCGACCGCGATCTCGCCATCGCGGAAGAATCGCACAAGGGCATCGAGCGCGCGCTCGGCAAGCTGGTCGGCAAGGGCAAGATGGAAGTGGCCGAGGCCGAAGCCACGCTCGCCCGCATCACCCCCACCGGCGAACTTGCGCCGATGGCCGAGGCCGACCTGATCATCGAAGCCGCGACCGAGAAGGAAGCGATCAAGCAGGGCATTTTCGAGAACGCGGGCAAGGTGCTGGGCGAGGGCGCGATCCTCGCCAGCAACACCAGCTCGATCCCGATCACGCGAATGGCCAACTGGTCGCCCGATCCGGGCCGCTTCATCGGCCTGCACTTCTTCAATCCGGTGCCCGTGATGGGCCTGATCGAAGTGATCCCCGGCCTCGCGACCAACAAGGACGTGACCGACCGGACGATCGAATTCGCCCACCTGCTGGGCAAGGAAGTGGTGCTGAGCCAGGACGAGCCGGGCTTCGTCGTCAACCGCATCCTGCTGCCGATGATCAACGAGGCGATCTTCGTGCTCGGCCAGTCGACCGCCAGCATCGAGGATATCGATCTGGGGTGCCGCCTAGGCCTCAATCACCCGATGGGCCCGCTGCAACTGGCGGACTTCGTGGGGCTCGACACCTGCCTCGACATCATCCGCGTGCTGCACGACACCACCGGCGACACCAAGTATCGCCCGGCGCCGCTGCTGGTGAAATATGTCGAAGCCGGCTGGCTGGGTCGCAAGACGGGCCGCGGCTTCTACGACTATACGGGCGATGCGCCCGTGCCGACGCGCTGA
- a CDS encoding cob(I)yrinic acid a,c-diamide adenosyltransferase, whose translation MVKLNKIYTRTGDDGTTGLVDGSRSPKHAARIEAIGAVDEANSALGLAICALDAGHDGVAALRRVQNDLFDLGADLATPKGALDGEGFEPGEMVLRIVGGQVDWIERAIDTANEDLEPLTSFILPGGSEAAARLHVARASVRKAERAMTALAELEPVNPAALHYINRLSDLLFVLARAANDGGKADITWTPGANR comes from the coding sequence ATGGTCAAGCTCAACAAGATCTACACCCGCACCGGCGACGACGGCACGACGGGCCTCGTCGATGGCTCGCGCAGCCCCAAGCACGCCGCCCGTATAGAAGCGATCGGCGCGGTTGATGAGGCGAACAGCGCGCTCGGCCTCGCAATCTGCGCGCTGGACGCCGGGCATGATGGGGTCGCGGCTCTTCGCCGGGTGCAGAACGACCTGTTCGATCTGGGCGCGGATCTCGCCACGCCCAAGGGCGCGCTCGATGGCGAAGGGTTCGAACCGGGCGAAATGGTCCTGCGGATCGTGGGCGGCCAAGTCGACTGGATCGAGCGCGCGATCGATACGGCCAATGAAGATCTCGAACCGCTGACCAGCTTCATCCTTCCCGGCGGCAGCGAGGCCGCGGCACGGCTGCATGTCGCGCGCGCCAGCGTACGCAAGGCGGAACGCGCGATGACCGCGCTGGCGGAGCTGGAGCCGGTCAACCCGGCGGCGCTGCACTATATCAACCGCCTGTCGGACCTGCTGTTCGTGCTTGCCCGTGCGGCCAATGATGGTGGCAAGGCGGACATCACCTGGACGCCCGGAGCCAATCGCTAA
- the gluQRS gene encoding tRNA glutamyl-Q(34) synthetase GluQRS codes for MTVTRFAPSPNGPLHWGHAYSAIVAHDLARAAGGCFLLRIEDIDGPRSRPELAEEFRKDLAWLGLEWHEVPAQGTRLARYEAALDKLDALGVLYPCTCTRAEIAAAASEAGPEGPIYPGTCRHRDVPTDAPAALRMDLSKALAITGPLCWHDDIVGEQTLDPDGLGDPVLRRKDLPASYHLAVTVDDAADGVTLVTRGLDLFHATPVHRVLQALLGLPVPRWHHHPLLLDQEGRKLAKRRGSPALADHREAGEDGPAWAARLRRGEWPIGISLGKPHI; via the coding sequence ATGACCGTGACCCGCTTCGCCCCCAGCCCCAACGGCCCCCTGCACTGGGGGCACGCCTATTCGGCTATCGTCGCGCACGATCTGGCGCGCGCGGCGGGCGGGTGCTTTCTGTTGAGGATCGAGGATATCGACGGACCGCGCAGTCGCCCCGAACTGGCAGAGGAGTTCCGCAAGGATCTCGCCTGGCTGGGTCTCGAATGGCACGAGGTGCCCGCACAGGGCACGCGGCTGGCGCGGTACGAGGCGGCGCTGGACAAGCTCGATGCGCTCGGCGTGCTCTATCCGTGCACCTGCACCCGCGCCGAAATCGCGGCTGCGGCGAGCGAGGCGGGGCCGGAGGGGCCGATCTATCCCGGCACCTGCAGGCACCGGGACGTGCCGACCGATGCCCCCGCCGCGCTGCGCATGGACCTGAGCAAGGCACTGGCGATCACCGGCCCGCTCTGCTGGCATGACGACATCGTGGGCGAGCAGACTCTCGATCCGGACGGGCTGGGCGATCCGGTGCTGCGCCGCAAGGATCTGCCCGCGAGCTACCACCTCGCGGTGACGGTGGACGACGCGGCGGATGGCGTCACGCTGGTCACCCGCGGGCTCGACCTGTTCCACGCGACTCCGGTCCACCGCGTGCTGCAGGCGCTGCTCGGCCTGCCGGTGCCGCGCTGGCATCATCACCCGCTGCTGCTCGACCAAGAGGGGCGCAAACTCGCCAAGCGCCGTGGCTCACCCGCCCTTGCGGACCATCGCGAAGCGGGCGAGGATGGGCCCGCGTGGGCAGCGCGGCTGAGGCGGGGGGAATGGCCGATTGGAATTTCGCTCGGAAAGCCCCATATATAG
- a CDS encoding HNH endonuclease, translated as MFKADLIDRAATFRSVDEDPTRNLSACPTLVLNADYTPLSYYPLSIWPWQTAIKAIFLERVDVVASYDRQVHSPSLDMKLPSVIALRQYVKPSEFPAFTRFNLFLRDRFICQYCGSPSHLTFDHVVPRRLGGKTTWENISTACAPCNMKKGGRTPKQAGMKLMVEPIRPTNWQLQQHGKSFPPNYLHETWRDWLYWDIELEE; from the coding sequence GTGTTCAAAGCCGATCTGATCGACCGCGCGGCCACGTTCCGCAGCGTAGATGAAGACCCGACGAGGAATTTGTCGGCGTGCCCGACTCTGGTTCTCAACGCGGACTACACCCCGCTGTCCTATTACCCGCTGTCGATCTGGCCGTGGCAGACCGCGATCAAGGCGATCTTCCTTGAGCGGGTCGATGTGGTCGCGAGCTACGACCGGCAGGTGCATTCGCCCTCGCTCGATATGAAGCTGCCCAGCGTCATCGCGCTCAGGCAATATGTGAAGCCGTCTGAATTCCCCGCCTTCACCCGCTTCAACCTGTTCCTGCGCGACCGCTTCATCTGCCAGTATTGCGGCAGCCCCAGTCACCTGACCTTCGACCACGTCGTCCCGCGCCGCCTCGGCGGGAAAACCACGTGGGAGAACATCTCTACCGCCTGCGCGCCGTGCAACATGAAGAAGGGCGGACGCACGCCGAAACAGGCGGGCATGAAGCTGATGGTCGAGCCGATCAGGCCGACCAACTGGCAGCTGCAGCAACACGGCAAGAGCTTCCCGCCCAACTACCTCCACGAAACCTGGCGGGACTGGCTCTACTGGGACATCGAGCTGGAGGAGTGA
- a CDS encoding universal stress protein — translation MTQHPILVATDFKPRSDRAVDRAVQLARETGRELVVVHAVEDPDVIRVGPSLEERVASVMPENVGDYRCLFPEGSAPAAIAQAVEDEDPFCLVIGVARYNSVGDFLLGTAVDMLLRRSPYPVLVAKERPRAAYEHIVIGTDLSDASKRGVEAVVRMFPQAQLHLVHAFHVPYEAWQNAEYVRNELAAAAQEQCDGFTEQLDISQACREQMTMEQVEGSPLTAINRTIRKYDAHLCALTSHGYGGLRQALIGSTVSDLLKTLTIDTLVIHPEHESAA, via the coding sequence GTGACACAGCACCCCATCCTTGTTGCTACCGATTTCAAACCCCGTTCGGACCGCGCCGTGGATCGCGCCGTCCAGCTTGCCCGGGAAACCGGACGCGAACTGGTGGTCGTCCACGCGGTCGAAGACCCGGACGTCATCCGGGTCGGGCCTTCGCTCGAGGAACGGGTGGCCTCGGTCATGCCGGAGAATGTGGGCGATTATCGCTGCCTGTTTCCCGAGGGATCGGCGCCCGCCGCCATCGCGCAGGCGGTGGAGGACGAGGATCCCTTCTGCCTCGTCATCGGCGTCGCGCGCTACAATTCGGTCGGCGACTTCTTGCTCGGCACAGCGGTCGACATGCTGCTGCGCCGGTCGCCCTATCCGGTGCTGGTCGCCAAGGAACGGCCGCGCGCAGCTTACGAGCATATCGTCATCGGGACCGACCTGTCCGACGCCTCGAAACGCGGCGTGGAGGCGGTCGTCCGCATGTTCCCGCAGGCGCAGCTGCACCTCGTCCACGCATTCCACGTCCCCTATGAGGCGTGGCAGAACGCCGAATATGTGCGCAATGAACTGGCAGCCGCGGCGCAGGAACAGTGCGACGGCTTCACCGAGCAGCTGGATATTTCGCAGGCATGCCGTGAGCAAATGACCATGGAGCAGGTCGAAGGATCGCCGCTCACCGCCATCAACAGGACGATTCGCAAATACGACGCGCATCTGTGCGCGCTGACCTCGCATGGCTACGGCGGCTTGCGCCAGGCGCTGATCGGCAGCACGGTCAGCGATCTGCTGAAGACCCTGACCATCGATACGCTGGTCATCCATCCGGAGCATGAGAGCGCGGCCTGA
- a CDS encoding aldo/keto reductase: MKYRTLGQGLEVSAIGIGCMPMVAGGNIVYGEANADDAIETIHRAIDLGVTFFDTAEIYGPFQNEELVGRAIRGKRDNLVIATKFGFRFEGDQITGADSSPANIRRACEASLKRLGIDTIDLFYQHRVDPSVPIEDVVGTMADLKAEGKIRHLALSEAGEQTLRRAHATHPITALQSEYSLWERGVEDGILPSCEELGIGFVPYSPLGRGFLTGNFRSRDDLGESDWRRQDPRWSEENFDANLAIVDTIRTIADRNGASVAQVALAWLIAQGDHIVPIPGVKRIATMSDSVAAADLELSDADLAELSAAVPPGAAQGDRYGERGMRMVRL; encoded by the coding sequence ATGAAGTACCGCACGCTGGGCCAGGGCCTCGAAGTATCCGCCATCGGGATCGGCTGCATGCCGATGGTTGCGGGCGGCAACATCGTCTACGGCGAGGCGAACGCGGACGACGCGATCGAGACGATCCACCGCGCGATCGACCTGGGCGTCACCTTCTTCGACACCGCCGAAATCTACGGGCCGTTCCAGAACGAGGAACTGGTCGGCCGCGCGATTCGCGGCAAGCGCGACAACCTCGTCATCGCGACCAAGTTCGGCTTTCGCTTCGAAGGCGACCAGATCACCGGTGCGGACAGCAGCCCGGCCAATATCCGCCGCGCCTGCGAGGCATCGCTCAAGCGGCTGGGGATCGACACGATCGACCTGTTCTACCAGCACCGCGTCGACCCGAGCGTGCCGATCGAGGATGTCGTCGGCACGATGGCGGACCTGAAGGCGGAGGGGAAAATCCGCCACCTCGCCCTGTCCGAGGCGGGCGAGCAAACGCTGCGCCGCGCGCACGCGACCCATCCGATCACCGCGCTGCAGAGCGAATACTCGCTGTGGGAGCGCGGCGTCGAGGACGGCATCCTGCCCTCCTGCGAGGAACTGGGCATCGGCTTCGTGCCCTACAGCCCGCTCGGCCGCGGGTTCCTGACCGGCAATTTCCGCAGCCGCGACGATCTGGGCGAGAGCGACTGGCGGCGGCAGGACCCGCGCTGGTCGGAGGAGAACTTCGACGCCAATCTCGCGATCGTCGATACGATCCGCACCATCGCCGATCGCAACGGGGCCAGCGTGGCTCAGGTCGCGCTCGCCTGGCTGATCGCGCAGGGCGACCACATCGTGCCGATCCCCGGCGTGAAGCGCATCGCCACGATGAGCGACTCGGTGGCCGCCGCCGATCTCGAACTGTCGGACGCCGACCTGGCGGAATTGTCGGCAGCGGTCCCTCCCGGCGCTGCGCAGGGCGATCGCTACGGCGAACGCGGGATGCGGATGGTGCGCTTGTAG